The following are encoded together in the Pedobacter sp. D749 genome:
- a CDS encoding Dabb family protein, translating to MTEIHTADKGQIQHFVMFWLKPQLTKTEIADFANFFESLKPIKYIKTLSYGLAANTPVRPVTDNSFTYSLTITFANIADHNAYQEDKTHLDAVEKFSQNWYRVVVHDTVVSV from the coding sequence ATGACAGAAATCCATACCGCTGATAAAGGACAGATTCAACACTTCGTAATGTTCTGGTTAAAACCTCAACTGACTAAAACCGAAATCGCAGATTTCGCCAACTTCTTCGAAAGTTTAAAACCAATAAAATATATTAAAACATTAAGTTACGGCCTGGCGGCTAATACGCCTGTACGCCCCGTAACTGATAACTCTTTTACATACTCTTTAACCATTACATTTGCCAACATTGCAGATCATAACGCGTACCAGGAAGATAAAACACATTTAGATGCGGTAGAAAAATTCTCTCAAAACTGGTACAGGGTAGTAGTACACGATACAGTGGTTTCTGTTTAA